The DNA region CCCCTCAACAGGGTACTGAGGATAGACAATCTGTGATTGGAATCTCGGCCACCCCAATTCATGAACCAGCCTACGCACGATGTCATCACAGACTGCAGCCTCATTTGGTGGAAGTTCCCCTTTTTCTAAACTTTCGCATATGTCGTTAATGTGTTCCTTGAGAGTCATTGCTTAACAAATCAGTCCTTTCAATTCTAATGAAAAATTTGGGGGCATCGCGGATTTACCGAGAACTCTCCACGAACTAATGAATTTAATTTTTCCATTATATAGAATTTTATCCAAATGTCAAGAAAAAATGGTGAGGCGACATCTATTGGATTCACCATTCTCTGCGTATCCCGTAAGCCTCAAAAGCCGTGTCGGTCCTAATTATTGGAAGATCTTCAACAAGGGCTTGTGCAATGATCAATCTGTCAAATGGATCTCGGTGGTGAAAAGGCAAGTTTGAAATCTGGGAGCTCATCCTCAAAATCTTCACTGACGTGAATAAGCCCTTTGGCACTCCCAAAGCCGACCTTTAACCAAGGTTCACAGAAAATGCTTTTCCACTCGTATTGATAGGTTGGCATCAACGTGTCCATTGATTCAGCGTGAAAAAGAAAGTGGTACTTCACATACGTCTGATCTAACAATTTAAGTGATAGAATTCCTTCGCATTTTCGGACAAGATTTTGCGTGCCAACGATTGGGGTAACTGTGTAGGAAATGCCTCTTCGGGAGAGTCGAAATGCCAGTGCGGATAGTCGCTTGAGAACATCAACATGTCCTCGGAATCGAGTTGACCGACGATCTGAAGGAGTTCCGCCGCGGTTGGCGGGGCATCGATGGGTTGGAGCGTCATGCGCATGTGTTGACGGATATACGCTGAGGGTGGCTGTTTGACCCAAGGGGTCAGATGTCGTAAGCCGCGCCACTCTTTATCGAACCGCCACATGAGCGACGGCATCCAAGTAACGCCAGTCTCTATGAGCGCAACACGTAAGTCAGGAAACACCTCAAAGACTCCCTCTGACACGAGACTCAGCACCTGTGCCTGAAATACCTGGGACATACCGACGTATTCCTCCAGATAGGTCGAGGTCCATCCGACGGAGGTCGGTGGTAGGCCGGGTGCACCACCGTAATGGATGCCGATTGCCAATCCATGACGCACAGCCGCGGCGTAGATCGGATGATAGCGTCTGTTGCCATAAGGGACTTGCGATCGGGCGGGTAGCATCACTTGGACGAACCTCGGATGTCCTCCCAAACGCTCAATTTCCCTCGCGGCGAGTTCTGGGTTTTGGCTCGGCACAATCAAGGAACCACGTAAGCGAGGTTCAGGATCCAGATAGTGTTCAATCTGCCAATCGTTGACTGCCGAAGCGAGTGCCGCTGCGAAATCTTCGTTGTGTACGCTCTGGACCCGATAGCCACAGGTGAGTATGCCGTATTCGACCTCCCAATAATCGAGTGCATGCTTACGCAGGCGTGCTAAATCCGAGGCGGGATGATCTTCCGAGGGATGTATAATTTCTGGGCGTGATGAAGTCGGGACACCGTCAGGATAGTCGTCTGCATCGGGTCCGGGGAAGCCGGATTCCTCGCAATAGTCGCACCAATAATCGGATAGGTAGGGATAGAGCATCTGATGTGACGGGAGCCGATTATGGAGGTCGCAGTCGATGATGGACATACCCGCCTGAACAAAACTGGGTTTACCGTTCTCTGTTTCCATATACTTTTTCCTTTGGCATTTAGGGTCGAATTATACACTACTTTGCTGAGGTTATCAAGTTTTATGTAGGGCAGCTATAGTTTAGCCAATGGTGTTTGTTCGGAATCCGGTGCGGTTGCGTTTCAGATTGTGCCATACGTATTCCAGAACAGGACGTGCTCGCCTTCGCATCCCTGCTCCTTTATGTAGTGAGCGAGTCCTGCTAACGTCTTACCGGTGTAGGTATTCTCAAGCGTAATGCCTTCATGCTCACGCATCATCGCGACTGCCTGCGTGCCGGCTTCCGTTGGAACAGCATACCCTCTTCCAAAATCGTTGTGCCAGAGTTCAATACGGCGTGGATTGATGTCATGAGCGTCCACTGCACCGATGAGACGCAGGATACGGCGCACCATACGGGAGATTGCCCATGTGTTTGCAACCACTGCGTCAGCAACACGGACACCGACGATTTGAGTGCGCAATCCCGCAAGTCGCACGCCGACGATCAAACCTGCTATGGTTCCGCAAGTCCCTACTGGAACGAAGATGAACCGCGGCTCTGGCAAGATATCCGCCTCAATCTGGGCCTTCAATTCCGAAACCGCTTTCACATACCCCACAGAACCGAGCGGTGAGGAGCCACCCGCTGGAATGAAGTAGCGTTCCTCTCCGATCCCAAGCACCGTTTTAGCCTGTTGATATGCGTAACGCGCGAACATTGTGCTCATACGTTTCACTTCGTAGACCCGGTAGGCATTTTCACAAATTTTGCGATAGTTTGCCTCAGAATACTCAGTCGGGGGTTGTTTAAAGAGCAAACATTCTACACGAAATCCCGATGCTTTCCCATAAACCGCTGTCGCCCGGACATGGTTAGAACCTGTCGGCCCGATTGTAAAAAGATTCTTTTTCTCGTCTCCATCGGGAGATGCCTGTGCTGCTGCGAACATGTATTCCAATTTACGGACCTTGTTACCCCCACCTAACCGACCACTGAGGTCGTCCCGCTTTATCCAGAGCGACTTTAAACCGAGGGCACGCTCCAGGTTCGAGAGCCGCGCCACCGGTGTTGGAAAGTTGCCGAGTGAAAGGGAGGGAACGGCAGATAGAAAAAGCGAAGAATTGGATGAAAGATTTCCGTTCCCTCCTTCTCTCTCATCCACTCCAGTTTTCGCGTCCTCTCTCCTTTCAGCTTTACAGTCTTTTTGTTCCATTTTCCCATCCTTCCAAAGCGAGAATCTTATACCATGTTCCTCTTAATTATCTGACCTGCGACATGTGTAGCGAGCGCGGCGATCGTCAACGTCGGTGGTATACCGACGGAGTTTGGGAAAAGACTCGCATCAGCAACGAATAAACCTTTCACCGCGTGGGATTCCCCTGAAAGATTAACGACGCTCCTGTTCGGATTTTCGCCCATCTGAAGTGTCCCCTGGGGATGACTGGAAGCCAACATGATGTCGTTTGGCACGATGCCGCGTTGGCGAATAATCTCAAGATCGACCTCTGTTTTGATAGGAAAATGTTGTGTGTAAGGCAGTAGCACCTCTGTTGCCCCTGCGGCGAAAAGGAGGTGCGCGGCGTTGATTATTCCTTCCGCCAATACCTTCCTATCCGAACGGCGCAGTCGGTATGCAATGTTCGGAGTCCCCTTATAATCTACCGATACCCGTCCGGTTGTTCTGTCATGCAAAAGGACAAGGAGCGCAGCAATGTGACGATAGCGTTCCATGAATTCTCGATGATTTTTACCGAAACCCGGCAGGCTTGCCGCTACTATCATCTGTGAACCGAAAGCCGGCATGAGCAGATAACCACTGTCCGGTCTGCGTCTCAAATCCAGAAAGTGATCAATATAGTAACTTTGTGGGATGCCGAGATGTCCATCAATCGTTTCGTTAAAGACACCACCAACAAAGACAGCAGGATGCAAGTGGAGATTTTTTCCGACCCGTCGGTTCGCGTTAGGCAGTCTGCTTTTTAACCAGAGTTGTGGCGAGTTGATTGCGCCAGCGGCGAGCACCACTATATCGCTTTGAACATGCAATCTGCCCGATGGCAATCGAGCGGATACACCAATCACCCTGCCTTTCTCCTCATGAATTTTTTCAGCCATACAGTCGCTGTGAAGTTTCGCACCTGCGGCACGTGCTAAAGGGATATACGTGACCGCCATGCTCTGCTTGCCTGTTCCTCTCGAACCATTTTGTGGGGCTTTGGAAACAGGACACCCAAAAAGACATTGAGCACCACATGCAGCGCATTCGCCGCGATTATGGCTTTGCAATCCACCGCGCCACCGCATCGCCTCACACCCATAGCGAACAACAGCGTTCAATAGATTCACGTCTGTTTCCTGCATCTGTGTAACGCCGAGCGTCTGCTCCACTTGATTGTAGTGGGGCCAAATTTCTGGAACTTGCCACCTGTATAAGAGTGCTTGCGGTGGACGAACGGCATAACAGAGATTATGGACCGTTGAACCGCCAACGCCTTTGCCTTGCGAAATGACAATTGCGTTGTCCTGTGTGCCCCGTAAACCGCTATCCCAGAAAAGACGCCGCAGCATTTCCGGCTCGTAACTGCCGAAGGTACTTGGATCGTGATTTTCCCCTGCCTCTAAAATAATTACCGATAGTCCGGCTTCAGCGAGTTCCTTGGCGACGACGGCGCCTCCCGCTCCAGAACCGATAACGCACACGTCGGCACGCTCTGTCCGCTCTATACTTTTTTTATTCAACCATGCGGGTCGAAAATTGGTTTTTAATTTATTAAATCTGGACATCGTTCCACTTCGTTCCACGATGGTTTTCGGTTAAGTTAAGAAACCTACTTTAGGTTATGAAAGGTCTGTTCGCAATTGGGAATCCGCAAGGACAACGGACGCAGCGGCTCAGATTCAATCGTTTAAAAAGCGGTAATGCTGATACGCCTGTTCTGCCTTCGCCCGTTCGCCGATTTGACGATAAGCGTTTGCTAAGTTTCGGTAAAGTTGTGGATTCGTTGTGCCGAGTCGTGTCGCCGTTTCAAATTGCGTGATCGCCTGTCGAGGTCTTTTCTGCATCATATAGACAATGCCGAGACTGTTCCGGTATATCGCGCTCTCTGGGTGTGCCTCAACGAGCCCTCCATAGACTTCAAGTGCCTCCAGATACGCCTCTGTTTGCAGGTAAATGTAACCCAGCAGCTCAGATGCTTTTTCATCGTGCGGTGCAATGGCAAGACATGCTTTAAGTTCCGTCGTCGCGAGTTCCCATTCCGTTCTTTTTATAAGGAGTTCTGCAAGCTCATAACGAGGTTGAAGGCGTTGCGGATCGTTGCGGACTAAACGTTGCAGCGCTGATAGTTGTTCCTCTTCGCGCATGAGTTTTTCAAATGCGCGGAGTGTCGTGCGCCCTTCAGCAATTTTACCCGTGCGGAGATAACAATTTCCAAGATTGAAATGCGCTTTGGCGTGTCGACTTTTGCGTTTTATGACGGCTTCAAAATGCGGTATTGCGTGTGTAAAATCTTCCTTTTGGAAATAGGCAAGACCGAGGAGATACCTGGCTTCACTATCCTGCACCAACTGTTTAAGGTGACGCATCGCATCGTCGATTCGGTTCTGCCGGAGATATGCCGCGCCTAAAAGTCTTCGTGCGCGCGAGAGATCAGGCTGCAATTGTAGTGCGCGTTCCAAGGGTTCAGTCGCCTCTTTAGCACTCGCCATACCGATAAGGTATGCCTCGCCGAGACGAACGTGGGCAGCGGCGAAATCGGGGGTGAGGTTAATCGCAGTCTGGAGTGCATCAATGGCTGGTTTCCATTGCGATTGTTTACCGTAAAGCACCCCAAGTTGATAGTGTGAGTCAGCGAGCGTTGGATCCAGTTTTACTGCCCGCTGAAACGCTGCAAACGCCTCACGGTTTTTCCCCTGCGTGAGTGCCTGCAAGCCTGCTTCGTAGGTGCGCGCAGCCTTGTCGGGTTGGTTTCCTTCTTCTGCTGGTGCAAGACACGCTATCGATAAGAAAATGAGGAAAGAAAGGCGAAAAAGATTCACTTTCATTTTTTTAATTATTGCGATAGACATTGTTTGGCATTTATGATAGCATACTTTTAAATGTCTATCAACTTTCTACAGGCTAAAGAAAACGCGCAGCTCGTAATGAAATGGAGAGCAGATATACGGAACGGAACATTAAGGACGAAACCCAGCTGACCGAACCGCAAGGAAAAATTAAAAAATGGAATTTGTTCAGTTGACAGAGACACAACGCCAAGAATTCGAGGAGAACGGTTACCTCATCGTGCGTTCAGCAATCGACAGTGAAATGATTCAACGCTTAACCGAGACAGGTGACCGGCTCATGGAATCGTTTGAGTACCACGGCTACTACGCACATCGGCGAGACGGGTTGGTGCAAGAACCCGCATTCGCTGACCTTGCGACACAGTCGAAGGCAGTGCCATTGATCCTGCAACTGCTCGGTACAAATATCCACATCACGAACACCGCACTTATCCATAAACACCCACAAGCACCCGAAAAACCTGACAACCGCAATTGGCATCGAGATGTCGGTGTGCATCTGGACGTTGGGCACGCAGGGTGTCCGCGCGTCGGTTTGAAGGTAGGCTACTGCTTAACGGACTTCAGTGTGCCGAACTCGGGTGCGACGTGGTTTATCCGAAAGAGCCATAAACTGAGTAAACCGTTGGGTATCCTCGAGGGTGAAGTTGACCCACCTGTATATGACGAACCGCGCCTCCACGCAGGAGATGCGTTTCTGTTTGAAAGCCGTATCTATCATGCCGCGGGACTGAATTTCAGAGAGAATATCTCTAAAGTCGTCATCTACGGGTATCATTATCGCTGGATTAAGCCGGATTACTATCTGCGCTATTACAACGATAGCCTGCAACCGGATGAAACATTAACGGAAAACTTAGACGATCTCGGCAGGCAGTTTCTCGGTGCTTCCACGGATACACAGGGCAGGCGCGATCCGAACGGTGTCCACTGGGCGGGTTCAGAATGGGCAGCAGCGCATAATCTGAACTTGGAACAAGCCCCGCAGATCACCACGATTTGAGAAGAAGAAAACCAGAAGGACAGCGTCTTGATTGTCCTAAGTACATAGCCCATAACGAAGTGGAGGGCAGATTTTTGAGAAAAGAACATCAAACACCAAACCCACTTCATTTAACCGCAAGGAAAAATTAAAAGATGAAAGAAGTCAAGGTAGGTATTGTTGGTTGTGGTGGCATTGCTGGCGGTAAACATCTTCCGGGCCATAAAGGGGTCAAAGGTGTTTCGATTATCGCAGCGTGCGACATTGACGAAACCCGAGCGAAAGCATTCGCCAAAGAGCACGACATCCCGCACGTTTTCAGTGATTACGAGGAATTGGCAGCGATGGACGAGTTGGACGCCGTGAGCGTTTGCACGCCGAATAATTTCCACGCGGGTCCAACGATTGCAGCGTTGAAAGCGGGAAAACACGTTATCTGTGAAAAGCCGATCGCTGCTAATGCGATTGATGGACAAGCGATGGTGGATGCACAAAAAGCGAGCGGTAAAGTCCTACAGATCGGGTTACAATCTCGGTTCCGTGCTGAGGCACGCACCCTCCGCAAACTCTATGATGAAGGTTTCTTTGGAGACATCTACTATGCCCGTGCGATGTCAATGCGACGCCGTGGTGTCCCTGCCTCACCCTCTTTTCTCAGCAAAGCTATCGCGGGTGGCGGCCCACTGATTGATATCGGGGTGCATATCCTTGATGTGTTGCTCTGGATGATCGGCTGTCCGAAACCCATTGAGGCGTTCGGCGTGACGGCAACGAAGTTTGGGCATAAAGAGAATGTCATCAATCCGTGGGGGAAATGGGATCCTGAAGAATTTGAGGTGGAAGATTTCGCGATGGGCACCATCAACTTCGAAGGCGGCTTGACGGTGACTTTGGAAACGGCGTGGGCATCGCATATCGAGAACATCGGCGGGACGTTCTTCATGGGAGATTTAGCCGGGGCGACTTACGAACCGCTTCAGATTTACCTTGATAAAAAAGATGAGATGGTGAATTATACCCCGAAACTGCTCAAAGGATTACCGAGCGAATTTGAATCGTTCCACACGGCTGTTCGAGAGGGATTGCCGTCTCCTGTGCCCGCTGAAGAGGTGTTGAACATCGCGAAGATCTTCGATGCGCTTTACGAGTCCGCTCGAATAGGTCGTTCCGTCCCAATATTTTAAGCTTACCTTGCGGTTCGGTGAGGCAGGTTTGAACTTTGAAGTGCCTTTCCGTATATCCGCTTGCGCCGTTGTTGCAAGCTACGGGTTTGGTGCTAAAGAAACCCTCTCAACCGATAACCTTAACCCTGATAGCTTGCACGCACAACCGTTTTGATGCCGCCGCGGATGTTAAAATCACCGACGACTTCTGCCTTCCGCGGCTGGCAGGCTTCCACAAAATCCTCAAGCACCTTATTCACGACGTGCTCATGAAAGATACCGACATCTCGGTAGAAAAGGAAGTATTCCTTCAACGATTTTAGTTCAACGCAGTACTGGTTTGGCACGTAAGTGATACAGAGGGTTGCGAAATCCGGTAACCCGGTTTTAGGACATACCGCAGTGAACTCTAAGTTGGTCATCTCAATCGTGTAATCTCGGTGGCTATACTGATTTTCCCATGTCTCGATTTCAGGGGCTTCCAGTTGACGGATATGGGTTTGTAAATCATCATAGCCGATACTTTGGTTCATTTTTTAATTATACCTTGCGGATAAGCAATAGGATTTGGACTTTAACGGTTCTCGTGTTCGAGCTGAAGAAACGCCCAAGCAAAAACCCTTCCACTTCGTTTCAGGCTTGTTTTCTTGTAGATACAAGTTTCCAAATCCGTTGTGACGTGACCGAAAACCTGCAAGGACAATGGACGCAGCAGCCCGGGAGCCCATAGTTAAAAGACTACTTCAGGATTACCATCCGACGGGTGCGTTGGAAATCGCCCGCAGTAAATGTGTAGAAGTAGATGCCGCTTGCGACCTTCGTGCCATACTGGTCTCTCCCATCCCAGTACGCGGCTTTTTCTTGACTTCGATACCTGCCCGGTTCCTGTAACCCAATATTCAATTGACGGACAAGCCCACCACGGACATCGTAGATTTTGAGAGTAACTTCTGCTACCTCTGCAAGATCGTAGGGGAACCACGTCTCTGGGTTAAAAGGATTCGGATAATTCTGGAGAATTGTTGTCTGTTTGATAAACCCAAGCATCGAGAGCAAATGCGAAGATGGATCCACAGAGAAGGGGACATCCGCAGCACGGAAGCCGAGGTCAATTGGGTTAAAGATAAACGCGGAGCCAGAGTTATCACCGGCATTGTCGCTCCCTGAGGCACCGACGATAGCAAACGAGCCTTTGATCGCAACAGCGGCTCCAAACAGATCCGATCGGTTTGTGCCAGCGGCTTCAATTCGGCGCTTCTGTACCCAAGACAACCCGTCGCGTAAAAAGGAGTAAGCCGCCCCCCTGTCTATTAGTACGTTTGGATCATCATGCGGATCCTGCAGGGGATGGTTATCCTTCCATGCCCCGACGATTGCGGTATCTTCGTGAATTGCGACGGCTGAGCCGAATTCATCTCCAGCATCGCCATCGGAGGCGGTTAACTTTGCCTGTTGGACCCAAGCATCTCGTGTCTCCACAAAAACATAAGCGGCACCGAGGTCATTAAGACTTCGATCCTCTCTGGGGGAACCGATGATAGCAGCCCCGTTCGTTAAACTAATAGAGTAACCGAATCTGTCGCCGATACCAATATCATTGGGCAGAATCAGCAAATCTTGTATCCATGTGCCCCCATTGCGTGTAAAGAGATAGACGGCACCCGAATCGGGGCCCGCTGCGTCGCTCTCATGGGCACCGACGAGGATATTATCGTCATAGACAGAAACAGCAAAGCCAAACTGGTCGCCCGGCACAGCCCCTGGGTGCACGAGTTTCGCCTGTTGTGTCCAAGAGGCTCCGTTTCGGATAAAGACATAAGCGGCCCCCGAATCCGTGCCAACCTCATCCTTTCCATAGGCACCGACGACAGCAGTATCTCCATGTACCGCAACAGCAGATCCGAACTGATCAAAGATTCCGATGTCGCTACCGATTAATCGCGCCTGTTGAATCCATTCATCGCCGACCTGCACGAAAATGTATGCCGCGCCAGCCTCCGGTCCTGCCTCATCGACCCCAGGTGCGCCAACAAGGACGGTTGTGCCATCCATTGCGACAGCATTCCCGAACATATCGCCCGCCTTTGCGTCGTCGGTCGTAAGTTTCTTGCGTTGCAGCCAGAGTGTGCCAGCGCGCTCAAAGACGTACACTGCTCCCGCGTTCGGTGCGATGTCATCATCCTGCTGTGCGCCAGAGATAGCGAAGTTGCCGCTGATAGCAACAGATATTCCGAATTGATCTTCTGAAGCGGTCTCACCATCACTGAGCTTACCGCTCTCTACCCACGATCCATCTTCTCTTTGTTCAAAGATATACGCGGCACCGGAGGACAACCCACCCGCATCTTGCAGTGGCGCGCCGGCGATCACTTCATTCTCACCGATTGCGACAGCGAATCCGAGCTGGTCGCCAGCCTCTCTGTCCCCCGCGACTAACTTTGTGTGTTGATTCCAAAATGGCGGTTCA from Candidatus Poribacteria bacterium includes:
- a CDS encoding type II toxin-antitoxin system VapC family toxin produces the protein MSSQISNLPFHHRDPFDRLIIAQALVEDLPIIRTDTAFEAYGIRREW
- a CDS encoding amidohydrolase; protein product: METENGKPSFVQAGMSIIDCDLHNRLPSHQMLYPYLSDYWCDYCEESGFPGPDADDYPDGVPTSSRPEIIHPSEDHPASDLARLRKHALDYWEVEYGILTCGYRVQSVHNEDFAAALASAVNDWQIEHYLDPEPRLRGSLIVPSQNPELAAREIERLGGHPRFVQVMLPARSQVPYGNRRYHPIYAAAVRHGLAIGIHYGGAPGLPPTSVGWTSTYLEEYVGMSQVFQAQVLSLVSEGVFEVFPDLRVALIETGVTWMPSLMWRFDKEWRGLRHLTPWVKQPPSAYIRQHMRMTLQPIDAPPTAAELLQIVGQLDSEDMLMFSSDYPHWHFDSPEEAFPTQLPQSLARKILSENAKEFYHLNC
- a CDS encoding pyridoxal-phosphate dependent enzyme codes for the protein MEQKDCKAERREDAKTGVDEREGGNGNLSSNSSLFLSAVPSLSLGNFPTPVARLSNLERALGLKSLWIKRDDLSGRLGGGNKVRKLEYMFAAAQASPDGDEKKNLFTIGPTGSNHVRATAVYGKASGFRVECLLFKQPPTEYSEANYRKICENAYRVYEVKRMSTMFARYAYQQAKTVLGIGEERYFIPAGGSSPLGSVGYVKAVSELKAQIEADILPEPRFIFVPVGTCGTIAGLIVGVRLAGLRTQIVGVRVADAVVANTWAISRMVRRILRLIGAVDAHDINPRRIELWHNDFGRGYAVPTEAGTQAVAMMREHEGITLENTYTGKTLAGLAHYIKEQGCEGEHVLFWNTYGTI
- a CDS encoding GMC family oxidoreductase, producing MSRFNKLKTNFRPAWLNKKSIERTERADVCVIGSGAGGAVVAKELAEAGLSVIILEAGENHDPSTFGSYEPEMLRRLFWDSGLRGTQDNAIVISQGKGVGGSTVHNLCYAVRPPQALLYRWQVPEIWPHYNQVEQTLGVTQMQETDVNLLNAVVRYGCEAMRWRGGLQSHNRGECAACGAQCLFGCPVSKAPQNGSRGTGKQSMAVTYIPLARAAGAKLHSDCMAEKIHEEKGRVIGVSARLPSGRLHVQSDIVVLAAGAINSPQLWLKSRLPNANRRVGKNLHLHPAVFVGGVFNETIDGHLGIPQSYYIDHFLDLRRRPDSGYLLMPAFGSQMIVAASLPGFGKNHREFMERYRHIAALLVLLHDRTTGRVSVDYKGTPNIAYRLRRSDRKVLAEGIINAAHLLFAAGATEVLLPYTQHFPIKTEVDLEIIRQRGIVPNDIMLASSHPQGTLQMGENPNRSVVNLSGESHAVKGLFVADASLFPNSVGIPPTLTIAALATHVAGQIIKRNMV
- a CDS encoding tetratricopeptide repeat protein, translated to MSIAIIKKMKVNLFRLSFLIFLSIACLAPAEEGNQPDKAARTYEAGLQALTQGKNREAFAAFQRAVKLDPTLADSHYQLGVLYGKQSQWKPAIDALQTAINLTPDFAAAHVRLGEAYLIGMASAKEATEPLERALQLQPDLSRARRLLGAAYLRQNRIDDAMRHLKQLVQDSEARYLLGLAYFQKEDFTHAIPHFEAVIKRKSRHAKAHFNLGNCYLRTGKIAEGRTTLRAFEKLMREEEQLSALQRLVRNDPQRLQPRYELAELLIKRTEWELATTELKACLAIAPHDEKASELLGYIYLQTEAYLEALEVYGGLVEAHPESAIYRNSLGIVYMMQKRPRQAITQFETATRLGTTNPQLYRNLANAYRQIGERAKAEQAYQHYRFLND
- a CDS encoding phytanoyl-CoA dioxygenase family protein produces the protein MEFVQLTETQRQEFEENGYLIVRSAIDSEMIQRLTETGDRLMESFEYHGYYAHRRDGLVQEPAFADLATQSKAVPLILQLLGTNIHITNTALIHKHPQAPEKPDNRNWHRDVGVHLDVGHAGCPRVGLKVGYCLTDFSVPNSGATWFIRKSHKLSKPLGILEGEVDPPVYDEPRLHAGDAFLFESRIYHAAGLNFRENISKVVIYGYHYRWIKPDYYLRYYNDSLQPDETLTENLDDLGRQFLGASTDTQGRRDPNGVHWAGSEWAAAHNLNLEQAPQITTI
- a CDS encoding Gfo/Idh/MocA family oxidoreductase, translated to MKEVKVGIVGCGGIAGGKHLPGHKGVKGVSIIAACDIDETRAKAFAKEHDIPHVFSDYEELAAMDELDAVSVCTPNNFHAGPTIAALKAGKHVICEKPIAANAIDGQAMVDAQKASGKVLQIGLQSRFRAEARTLRKLYDEGFFGDIYYARAMSMRRRGVPASPSFLSKAIAGGGPLIDIGVHILDVLLWMIGCPKPIEAFGVTATKFGHKENVINPWGKWDPEEFEVEDFAMGTINFEGGLTVTLETAWASHIENIGGTFFMGDLAGATYEPLQIYLDKKDEMVNYTPKLLKGLPSEFESFHTAVREGLPSPVPAEEVLNIAKIFDALYESARIGRSVPIF
- the queF gene encoding NADPH-dependent 7-cyano-7-deazaguanine reductase QueF, with translation MNQSIGYDDLQTHIRQLEAPEIETWENQYSHRDYTIEMTNLEFTAVCPKTGLPDFATLCITYVPNQYCVELKSLKEYFLFYRDVGIFHEHVVNKVLEDFVEACQPRKAEVVGDFNIRGGIKTVVRASYQG
- a CDS encoding T9SS type A sorting domain-containing protein, giving the protein MSNSGGRELRKLQITMLTLFFGIGLIVQSSADRVQLNTSAAVIQDRFGASVGISGDYAVVGVPNDDTDFGRDTGSLQVFLRTETGWVQHEKLFASDAEAGDRFGTALAMSGDYLVAGAPMNDGVGRNSGAAYVFRRQGTEWIEQAKLLSPEETRGDYFGISVAIDEDTVLVGSHRTNEPLADGGSVYVFERNGETWNQTAKLTAPDASNFAYFGFSIGIDGDTAIIGATRDDEAGQDAGAAYVFVRNQFGWLPQAKLIGNNTEAEDRFGYAVDVDGDFAIVASPKNKGTGAAYIYRREGTEWEQKRNRVRFRMIPIDPDGASTFGVSVDIKGETAVIGATGGNVGDDVTGAAYVFTQNEPPFWNQHTKLVAGDREAGDQLGFAVAIGENEVIAGAPLQDAGGLSSGAAYIFEQREDGSWVESGKLSDGETASEDQFGISVAISGNFAISGAQQDDDIAPNAGAVYVFERAGTLWLQRKKLTTDDAKAGDMFGNAVAMDGTTVLVGAPGVDEAGPEAGAAYIFVQVGDEWIQQARLIGSDIGIFDQFGSAVAVHGDTAVVGAYGKDEVGTDSGAAYVFIRNGASWTQQAKLVHPGAVPGDQFGFAVSVYDDNILVGAHESDAAGPDSGAVYLFTRNGGTWIQDLLILPNDIGIGDRFGYSISLTNGAAIIGSPREDRSLNDLGAAYVFVETRDAWVQQAKLTASDGDAGDEFGSAVAIHEDTAIVGAWKDNHPLQDPHDDPNVLIDRGAAYSFLRDGLSWVQKRRIEAAGTNRSDLFGAAVAIKGSFAIVGASGSDNAGDNSGSAFIFNPIDLGFRAADVPFSVDPSSHLLSMLGFIKQTTILQNYPNPFNPETWFPYDLAEVAEVTLKIYDVRGGLVRQLNIGLQEPGRYRSQEKAAYWDGRDQYGTKVASGIYFYTFTAGDFQRTRRMVILK